Proteins from a genomic interval of Chroococcidiopsis thermalis PCC 7203:
- the leuB gene encoding 3-isopropylmalate dehydrogenase: MSQQQYRIALLPGDGIGPEIIQVAVEVLKLVGEQLNIGFTFQEALIGGAAIDATGEPLPEKTLEICRHSDAVLLAAIGGYKWDNLPRHQRPETGLLGLRSGLGLFANLRPAKILPQLIDASSLKREVVEGVDIMVVRELTGGIYFGQPKGIFSSETGEKRGVNTMAYAESEIDRIGRVAFETAQKRRNKLCSVDKANVLEVSQLWRDRITALASEYPDVELTHMYVDNAAMQLVRNPKQFDTIVTGNLFGDILSDEAAMLTGSIGMLPSASLGASGAGVYEPVHGSAPDIAGQDKANPLAQVLSAAMMLRYGLNQPEAADRIEQAVLRVLDRGDRTGDIMSPGMNLLGCRAMGKALIEELTKG, encoded by the coding sequence ATGTCACAGCAGCAATACCGAATCGCGCTTTTACCTGGGGATGGCATTGGTCCCGAAATCATCCAAGTAGCGGTAGAGGTGCTAAAGCTGGTGGGAGAACAACTAAATATTGGATTTACGTTTCAAGAAGCCTTAATTGGTGGTGCAGCCATTGACGCTACAGGCGAACCCTTACCAGAGAAAACATTGGAGATTTGTCGTCACAGCGATGCGGTATTATTAGCCGCGATCGGCGGTTACAAATGGGATAACTTACCGCGCCACCAGCGCCCTGAAACGGGGTTATTAGGACTGCGATCGGGTTTAGGTCTATTTGCCAATTTGCGCCCCGCCAAGATTCTGCCACAGCTAATTGATGCCTCTTCCCTGAAACGAGAAGTCGTAGAAGGGGTAGATATTATGGTGGTGCGAGAACTGACAGGGGGAATTTACTTCGGACAACCCAAGGGCATTTTTTCCAGCGAAACAGGAGAAAAGCGGGGAGTCAATACGATGGCTTACGCCGAGTCAGAAATCGATCGCATTGGACGAGTTGCATTTGAAACAGCTCAAAAACGCAGGAACAAACTCTGTTCTGTCGATAAAGCGAACGTGTTGGAAGTTTCTCAACTGTGGCGCGATCGCATCACTGCCCTTGCCTCAGAATATCCCGATGTCGAACTCACCCACATGTATGTCGATAACGCTGCCATGCAGCTAGTTCGCAACCCGAAACAATTCGACACAATAGTTACAGGCAACCTTTTCGGTGATATTCTCTCAGACGAAGCAGCTATGCTGACAGGTAGTATCGGGATGTTACCCTCCGCTAGTCTAGGTGCTAGTGGTGCAGGAGTTTACGAACCCGTCCACGGTTCCGCCCCCGACATTGCCGGACAAGACAAAGCAAATCCTCTAGCACAAGTTCTCAGTGCTGCTATGATGTTACGCTACGGCTTAAACCAACCAGAGGCAGCCGATCGCATCGAGCAAGCAGTATTAAGAGTTTTAGACAGAGGCGATCGCACGGGCGATATCATGTCCCCTGGTATGAATTTACTGGGCTGTCGGGCAATGGGTAAAGCACTGATTGAGGAATTAACCAAAGGATGA